Proteins found in one Vallitalea guaymasensis genomic segment:
- a CDS encoding S-layer homology domain-containing protein has protein sequence MKRLFSFTMILTIIISINVPIFALSDEPSSWAKEEVESAIKNEYVPTQLQSNYQKPITREEFAELFVNAVFKDFNRYIQSYAGMTEEAAWGTTTLTIDMFLEAISTTEKFTDTDNKYVKVANILGMVNGIGDNKFDPDGLITREQAAIMFVNYFQTVDSNNTNEAPKYLDDLDSVSPWAKEAVARAYGARYLRGNVKAIEDEWGNVTKKGHFDSKATFTREQAIIVISRLGIDGKEILNKLVLRGYVEIGMDALFSGFDIEGNTIKMKSTGFDYKYCQLKEYWRTQSNLIDYVNKYPTEQLIALLLKPSLARCHMTTEENLDKVLSGKQTFYDYKLFTIEHNIDNYLVVITKIDGYGYMCGGGLRLLYGDDNQYTVSVQN, from the coding sequence ATGAAAAGATTATTCTCATTTACGATGATTCTTACAATTATTATTAGTATCAATGTACCTATATTCGCTTTATCAGATGAACCATCTTCTTGGGCAAAAGAAGAAGTTGAATCTGCAATTAAAAATGAATACGTACCAACCCAATTACAGAGTAATTATCAAAAACCTATTACACGAGAAGAATTTGCCGAACTATTTGTTAATGCTGTTTTTAAGGATTTTAATAGATATATCCAAAGTTATGCTGGCATGACTGAAGAAGCAGCATGGGGTACTACAACATTAACTATTGATATGTTCTTAGAAGCAATATCAACAACAGAAAAATTTACCGATACTGATAATAAATATGTAAAAGTAGCTAATATACTGGGTATGGTCAATGGTATTGGTGATAATAAATTTGACCCAGACGGTCTTATCACAAGAGAACAAGCGGCTATCATGTTTGTCAATTACTTTCAAACTGTTGACTCAAATAATACAAATGAAGCACCTAAATACTTAGATGATTTGGATTCTGTTTCACCATGGGCTAAAGAAGCCGTGGCTAGAGCTTATGGTGCCCGTTATCTCCGTGGTAATGTAAAAGCAATTGAAGATGAATGGGGTAATGTAACAAAAAAAGGACATTTTGATTCTAAAGCCACTTTTACCAGAGAACAAGCCATAATAGTTATATCAAGGCTAGGAATTGATGGTAAAGAAATACTTAATAAACTAGTATTGAGAGGTTATGTTGAAATTGGTATGGATGCATTATTTTCTGGCTTCGATATAGAAGGAAATACCATAAAAATGAAAAGTACTGGGTTTGATTATAAATACTGTCAACTAAAGGAATATTGGAGAACTCAATCAAATTTAATAGATTATGTTAATAAATATCCAACAGAACAATTAATAGCTCTTCTACTAAAACCTAGTCTAGCAAGATGTCATATGACTACAGAGGAGAATCTTGATAAAGTTCTATCTGGCAAACAGACTTTTTATGATTATAAACTCTTTACTATAGAACACAATATTGATAATTACCTTGTTGTTATAACTAAAATAGATGGCTATGGTTATATGTGTGGCGGTGGTCTAAGACTTTTATATGGAGATGATAATCAATATACAGTAAGTGTACAAAATTAA
- a CDS encoding glycine-rich protein — MIKRKIFTIILICTILLQSVFITEIFATDTIGTNGSIPCGGKPGPGGISLVPSFRVSIISEKFDEPLDLSLENKENIENDIIAHYYNHMPNMKHSIIFSPYNPNDYEKSVWLEPSKALVGWYQASSGDLKYIENKADMPYKHRKLLKGESNKISSGIFYKKLIEGIGDKKDLKPLKNGKWKELGDTIENKEEKSTKVWNYILEHWDGTGTAIDDNIRNYTNYVEPYKTNITLAEKLANEAGHVDLLMTLYYLSPPNQQSIYYDEIERFIRFEGQEICPSLIAIDTVVRVSAPNYTKYPSQRIFLPSFDYVMYAAGVTPENSFYNPSAPAFEVLNSTNYKKDHTFKLISNLVQKSLDQMPNRKRTTDLRGDAYRNNGFSWGFGGVTGDKYLLTDRNYPDWRDSSVKNGIMESLIFYGDARGFVIGVSGVVFCKEVTPTGGFEIMTNPTEKVTIDRYKPTILGENVTVTIKGKISGDEESDWMKALDNIEAGSGFPKINIDLSVSGAVACQADTEANYSLDTSYPYKGNKNFEFIDKNKLLKFLKGGSIEWNHNLADFKIETGTTYEFDYTANIQIKLSDDEQGLITLNGIPDNKAKKIFIVPEIKIEEYRQFTSEPIAFSELKQDSIYHEDFEAMAGTPTTRDLYFAVGGSEFIVDIVTKYYIDQKATRNYRSWYSGTSCEFKAGDTAPNKPVGKQSANMHDGGNYSKTWTGSIPNDAKAVTVHGSGDVTAVCPAKPNLKEYEATLKEAEAFAEDINNTTVSHKSVSDKKIREFNSWGASVSPSKTLPQTTDAKSSAWHTETSGTPPNQTTKKVADPTSATATPSGPGNFTITVTWSNPPHVICGPCCTHELPGIEDTWTQEITYDIQKIEQVNVWKIERGFADGMVKLLDTDEVTATVKQGDPNIFFNIAVEESSEAGRLRYSLEPTQHDNVVWNEGVRTNACNGMGDNGCGKSPAKGGHANNWADGILYTNNKNQNIENYHKSQSGAKDKITPEWNKFDERRNTENTATVISDFLILQTSSGDQSIIYFDKDSEPVVSQKNFEKVVNTVEEMWEDNPEAASHILPEEVNIGSYNGEFFNPRTKYKGNGDKHKTITALDNDPAKTISRPPRPSDLLIYQKNLDIPDAKKNGEYLTGNAKVLYDNILSHKGQSQVYTDTYDNDFNASGYVLPAPYSRSDTKINDIVIHNPVSAQYAVVLPSEASDQRTSESIVGGNLQKDIEEYVTKLKDNHPKQNFIVNGDAEKIANDGSLQNFKGEPSYNEDILFTRTIHPSYIISGKSSFQISVPGNSNKIAKYVTITSGIENTNYTFTGKISAHRCEGYFEIEALDYLGNVLRKWTSDKHNNSSVITKTINFTTPNDTEKLKVSIVNGLSHNSVTNLKDCIFADDLSLTMNGGSSAEWIPLSYTISQETSINNPDYVPGHYVDNPKYRPPVIHDGERKIYTYNGSYSTYTVPIDGKYTLEVWGAEGGNGSGGKGGYSYGEITLSKDKQLYIYPGGSNGWNGGGSGHGRTSQVGGGGSDIRLNGNALNNRIIVAGGGGGRGDRDSGSNGGYGGYGGGSSGGSGGDRCGSRGYGGTQSSGGSGGSNGGHSGGLGYGGSNNSGSSSGGGGGGGGYYGGGAGGNDYSRYNDNDDSGGGGGSGYTDGVSNGSMKSGNQTMPKYSGGDQTGNSGHGVVVITEPDVYIPGNGEPEKIYIPPKGTPKITISSEISKTIAEPPDDWYETIIVKIPASEIKLPNDQIIHASKYLTLDYPFQVYFPNRGDFYGDGSHGLSRTTNQRGKGFKDYMNTTEWTKEKIAKFDYNVIYNNRLYPAGYEIPLVVDEDTYDFYLPLANKEAISAGARFYAIANNGNTVDNSYPTNKPRGPNRNAKHSAFKMYNIDIIGRIGNLVMEDTGDFRFSNIFKQSVIPTEWYIPNVVPKVSIDQQNNYFGPSIDIRGESVGPTTNYLNTYGCLDFLQKSPLSFPLSPSKNNIEALVRQPLRVGYPIFMDIQTIGNYYSLMKITPYYYGLDITTGKITPVDVYMNVDDKYQPINIFDNVKKDGNIAPVYDYPIALNWEEEAPRRNYHTQERNITEFVRDNTYNVDTEGNEIPLPIPLGKYHTFGNAQSMLLTGRNRTFIGSSNTYGMNRNPDDILREYDYNQQAQRWHFSFKLPSSAIFIPHGSKITNDNMDIIMNDRSVIIAAAKIIVGGDTYFLEYKHPNGNGSITLAGRTHSLDSIPYNVYAVYSSEKSSSDDLDTSGTH; from the coding sequence ATGATTAAACGTAAAATTTTTACTATAATACTTATTTGCACAATCCTACTTCAATCAGTATTTATAACTGAAATTTTTGCAACTGATACGATTGGTACTAATGGGTCTATTCCTTGTGGTGGTAAACCTGGACCAGGAGGAATAAGTCTCGTTCCTTCTTTTAGGGTAAGTATCATATCAGAGAAATTTGATGAACCTTTAGATCTATCTCTTGAAAATAAAGAAAATATCGAAAATGATATTATTGCTCACTATTATAACCATATGCCTAATATGAAACATTCAATAATATTCTCTCCATATAATCCTAATGACTATGAAAAAAGTGTGTGGTTAGAACCTAGCAAAGCTTTAGTTGGATGGTATCAAGCCTCTTCAGGAGATCTAAAATACATTGAAAATAAAGCTGATATGCCCTATAAACATAGAAAACTTTTAAAAGGAGAGTCAAATAAAATTTCATCAGGTATTTTTTACAAAAAATTAATTGAAGGCATTGGTGATAAAAAAGATCTAAAACCTTTAAAAAACGGTAAATGGAAAGAACTGGGAGATACAATAGAAAACAAGGAAGAAAAGTCAACAAAAGTTTGGAATTATATTCTAGAACACTGGGATGGAACCGGAACAGCTATAGATGATAATATTAGAAATTATACTAATTATGTGGAACCCTATAAAACAAATATAACTTTAGCTGAAAAATTGGCTAATGAGGCAGGACATGTTGATTTACTTATGACACTTTATTACCTTTCACCACCTAATCAGCAGTCTATATATTATGATGAAATAGAACGTTTCATCCGATTTGAAGGACAAGAAATATGCCCTAGCCTAATAGCAATAGATACTGTTGTTAGAGTATCTGCACCTAATTATACTAAATACCCCAGTCAAAGAATCTTTTTACCATCATTCGATTATGTTATGTATGCTGCTGGAGTTACTCCAGAAAACTCTTTCTATAACCCCTCTGCTCCTGCATTTGAAGTATTAAACAGTACTAATTACAAAAAAGATCATACCTTCAAACTAATAAGTAATCTAGTTCAAAAATCTTTAGATCAAATGCCTAATCGTAAACGTACCACGGATTTACGAGGAGATGCTTATCGTAATAATGGATTCTCCTGGGGTTTTGGTGGAGTTACAGGAGATAAATATTTATTGACAGATAGAAATTATCCTGATTGGAGAGATTCCTCAGTTAAAAATGGTATTATGGAATCATTAATCTTTTATGGTGATGCTAGAGGTTTTGTTATTGGTGTTTCGGGTGTTGTTTTTTGTAAAGAAGTCACTCCTACCGGTGGCTTTGAAATAATGACTAACCCAACTGAAAAAGTTACCATTGATAGATATAAGCCTACAATTCTAGGAGAAAATGTAACTGTGACAATTAAAGGAAAAATATCAGGAGATGAAGAATCCGATTGGATGAAAGCACTTGATAACATAGAAGCTGGTTCGGGCTTCCCAAAAATAAATATTGATTTGTCTGTTTCTGGTGCAGTAGCGTGCCAAGCAGACACTGAAGCAAATTATTCTTTAGATACAAGTTACCCATATAAAGGCAATAAAAATTTTGAATTTATTGATAAAAATAAATTACTTAAGTTCCTGAAAGGAGGTTCCATTGAATGGAATCATAATCTAGCAGATTTTAAAATAGAAACAGGAACAACATATGAATTTGATTATACCGCTAATATACAAATAAAATTATCCGATGATGAACAAGGATTAATTACGTTAAACGGTATACCAGACAATAAAGCAAAAAAAATATTTATTGTGCCAGAAATAAAAATTGAAGAGTATAGACAATTCACATCAGAACCTATAGCTTTTTCTGAACTAAAACAAGATTCGATTTACCATGAAGACTTTGAAGCAATGGCAGGCACACCTACCACAAGAGATCTGTACTTTGCTGTTGGTGGTTCAGAATTTATAGTCGATATCGTAACTAAATATTACATAGACCAAAAGGCAACAAGAAACTATAGAAGCTGGTATTCAGGTACATCTTGTGAATTCAAAGCTGGTGATACAGCTCCAAATAAACCTGTTGGAAAACAATCAGCTAATATGCATGATGGTGGAAACTATTCCAAAACTTGGACAGGTTCAATTCCTAATGATGCAAAAGCTGTAACTGTACACGGTTCAGGTGATGTAACTGCTGTATGCCCAGCTAAACCTAATTTAAAAGAATATGAAGCTACTTTAAAAGAAGCAGAAGCTTTTGCTGAGGATATAAATAACACAACAGTAAGTCACAAGTCCGTTTCCGACAAAAAAATCAGAGAATTCAATAGTTGGGGGGCATCTGTATCTCCCTCTAAGACACTTCCACAAACTACAGATGCAAAATCTTCAGCATGGCATACAGAAACATCTGGAACTCCACCAAATCAAACTACTAAAAAAGTAGCTGACCCTACATCCGCAACAGCCACCCCATCAGGACCTGGTAATTTTACTATAACTGTTACATGGAGTAATCCTCCACATGTAATATGCGGTCCATGTTGTACTCATGAGCTTCCTGGGATAGAAGATACTTGGACACAAGAAATAACCTATGATATTCAAAAAATAGAACAAGTAAATGTATGGAAGATTGAAAGAGGATTTGCCGACGGAATGGTCAAACTTCTTGATACAGATGAAGTAACTGCGACTGTAAAACAAGGAGATCCTAATATCTTCTTTAATATAGCTGTTGAAGAATCATCAGAAGCTGGAAGACTTCGCTACTCTTTAGAACCAACACAGCATGATAACGTAGTATGGAATGAAGGTGTAAGAACCAATGCATGTAATGGTATGGGAGATAATGGATGTGGTAAATCACCCGCAAAAGGTGGACATGCCAATAATTGGGCAGATGGTATCCTTTATACTAATAACAAAAATCAGAATATAGAAAACTATCATAAATCTCAATCAGGTGCTAAAGATAAAATAACACCTGAATGGAATAAATTTGATGAGCGACGTAACACAGAGAATACCGCCACTGTTATATCTGATTTCTTAATTCTACAGACTTCTTCAGGTGATCAATCAATCATATACTTTGATAAAGACTCAGAACCTGTAGTCTCACAAAAGAACTTTGAAAAAGTTGTTAATACTGTTGAAGAAATGTGGGAAGATAACCCAGAAGCAGCCAGCCATATTCTTCCTGAAGAAGTTAATATCGGCTCATACAACGGTGAATTCTTCAATCCTAGGACTAAATATAAAGGAAATGGTGATAAACATAAAACAATTACTGCTTTAGATAATGATCCTGCTAAAACAATATCCAGACCTCCAAGACCATCTGATTTACTAATATATCAAAAAAACCTTGATATACCAGATGCTAAAAAAAATGGTGAATACTTAACTGGTAACGCAAAGGTTTTATATGATAACATACTAAGTCATAAAGGTCAATCTCAGGTATATACTGATACTTACGATAATGATTTCAATGCTAGTGGATACGTTTTACCAGCTCCCTACTCTAGATCAGATACTAAAATTAATGACATAGTAATTCACAACCCTGTTTCTGCACAATATGCAGTAGTACTCCCCTCAGAGGCTTCAGACCAACGTACTTCTGAATCTATCGTGGGAGGTAATCTTCAAAAAGACATAGAAGAATATGTAACCAAACTGAAAGATAATCACCCAAAACAGAATTTTATTGTTAATGGTGATGCTGAAAAAATAGCTAACGATGGATCATTACAAAATTTCAAAGGTGAACCCTCTTATAACGAGGATATTTTATTTACTAGAACAATACATCCATCTTATATTATTTCTGGTAAAAGTTCTTTTCAAATAAGCGTCCCTGGTAACTCTAATAAAATAGCTAAATATGTAACTATAACATCAGGTATTGAAAACACTAATTATACTTTTACAGGTAAAATAAGTGCTCATAGATGTGAGGGATATTTTGAAATTGAAGCACTTGACTATCTAGGAAATGTATTAAGAAAGTGGACATCCGACAAACACAATAATAGCTCTGTCATTACTAAAACAATTAATTTTACCACACCTAATGATACTGAAAAATTAAAGGTATCCATAGTTAATGGTCTTTCACATAATTCCGTTACGAACCTAAAAGACTGTATTTTTGCTGATGACTTATCTCTGACAATGAATGGTGGTAGTTCTGCAGAGTGGATACCTCTATCCTATACTATCTCCCAAGAAACCTCAATCAATAATCCTGATTATGTACCAGGGCATTATGTAGATAATCCCAAATACAGACCACCTGTTATACATGATGGAGAGCGTAAAATCTATACTTATAATGGTTCATATTCAACTTATACTGTTCCTATTGACGGTAAATATACGTTAGAAGTATGGGGAGCTGAAGGCGGAAACGGTTCTGGTGGTAAAGGGGGTTATTCATACGGAGAGATAACTCTATCCAAAGATAAACAACTATATATCTATCCAGGTGGTAGTAATGGATGGAATGGCGGTGGCTCAGGTCATGGACGTACAAGCCAAGTAGGTGGTGGTGGTTCAGACATTAGATTAAATGGGAATGCATTAAATAATCGTATTATAGTCGCTGGCGGTGGCGGCGGACGAGGCGATAGAGATAGCGGCTCTAACGGCGGTTATGGTGGATATGGCGGTGGTTCTTCAGGTGGTTCTGGCGGAGACAGATGTGGTTCTCGTGGTTATGGAGGTACTCAGTCTAGCGGCGGTTCCGGTGGTAGCAATGGTGGTCATAGCGGTGGTCTTGGCTATGGCGGTTCCAATAACAGTGGTTCCAGTTCCGGCGGCGGTGGCGGTGGCGGTGGCTACTATGGCGGCGGTGCTGGAGGTAATGATTATTCACGTTATAATGATAATGATGATTCTGGTGGTGGCGGTGGTTCTGGATATACTGATGGTGTATCTAATGGTTCGATGAAATCTGGTAATCAAACTATGCCAAAATATTCTGGTGGAGATCAGACAGGTAATAGTGGTCATGGTGTTGTTGTAATTACAGAACCTGATGTATACATTCCTGGTAATGGTGAACCAGAAAAAATATATATCCCTCCAAAAGGTACTCCGAAAATCACTATCTCCTCAGAGATATCAAAAACCATTGCTGAGCCACCTGATGACTGGTATGAAACAATTATTGTTAAAATACCTGCCTCTGAAATAAAACTTCCTAATGATCAAATTATACATGCAAGTAAATACTTAACCCTTGATTATCCTTTTCAAGTATATTTTCCTAACAGAGGAGATTTCTATGGTGATGGTTCTCACGGTCTATCAAGAACTACTAACCAAAGAGGTAAGGGCTTTAAAGATTATATGAATACTACAGAATGGACAAAAGAAAAAATAGCCAAATTTGATTATAACGTCATTTATAATAATAGACTATATCCAGCTGGCTATGAAATACCTCTTGTTGTAGACGAAGATACATATGATTTCTATCTTCCACTAGCCAACAAAGAAGCTATCAGTGCAGGTGCTAGATTTTATGCTATTGCAAATAATGGAAATACAGTAGATAACTCATACCCTACTAATAAACCAAGAGGTCCTAATAGAAATGCTAAACATTCTGCTTTCAAAATGTACAATATAGATATCATCGGTAGAATAGGTAATCTAGTTATGGAGGATACAGGTGATTTTAGGTTCTCTAATATATTCAAACAATCTGTTATTCCAACAGAGTGGTATATACCTAACGTAGTTCCAAAAGTATCAATAGATCAACAAAACAACTATTTTGGACCTAGTATAGACATAAGGGGGGAATCTGTTGGACCAACGACCAATTATCTCAACACTTACGGTTGTCTTGATTTTTTACAAAAATCACCTTTAAGTTTTCCTCTTTCTCCTTCAAAAAATAATATAGAGGCTTTAGTAAGACAACCTCTAAGAGTGGGCTATCCAATATTTATGGATATTCAAACTATAGGGAACTATTACTCTCTAATGAAGATCACCCCTTATTATTATGGACTAGATATTACTACGGGTAAAATAACACCTGTTGATGTTTATATGAATGTTGATGATAAATATCAACCCATCAATATATTTGATAATGTTAAGAAAGATGGTAATATAGCTCCTGTTTACGATTATCCTATAGCGCTAAATTGGGAAGAAGAAGCACCAAGAAGAAATTATCATACCCAAGAACGAAATATCACTGAATTTGTTAGAGACAATACATACAATGTAGATACAGAAGGAAATGAGATTCCTTTACCTATACCATTGGGAAAATATCATACTTTTGGTAATGCTCAATCAATGCTGTTAACTGGCAGAAATAGAACATTTATAGGAAGTTCCAATACCTATGGTATGAATAGAAATCCAGATGATATACTAAGAGAGTATGATTATAATCAGCAAGCTCAGAGATGGCATTTTTCATTTAAATTACCATCATCAGCTATATTTATACCTCATGGTTCTAAGATTACAAATGATAACATGGACATAATAATGAACGATAGAAGTGTTATAATAGCCGCAGCTAAAATAATAGTTGGTGGAGATACTTATTTTCTAGAGTACAAACACCCAAATGGAAATGGAAGTATAACCTTAGCTGGAAGAACTCATTCCCTTGATAGTATTCCATACAATGTATACGCCGTCTACTCATCAGAAAAATCATCTTCTGACGATTTGGATACATCGGGAACTCATTAA
- a CDS encoding ferritin family protein, with protein sequence MSYTTEGQPQGIANKLTNCIRESLISEIVAINQYNYHIHNSTCPSLVKLWMHIRDEEIRHFSMFSELLRKYDPMQQKLFEETKGHVNIDYSNCFSLKSDTRINIPNSIRSDIKGELEAVILYEYVLTSNKYRDVYEVYNEVINEEKEHFEELSFAIKEYDTSFGIKTHL encoded by the coding sequence ATGAGTTATACAACAGAAGGTCAACCTCAAGGTATAGCCAATAAATTAACCAATTGTATAAGAGAGTCATTGATTTCAGAGATTGTTGCTATTAACCAATATAATTATCATATACATAATAGTACCTGTCCATCCTTAGTTAAACTATGGATGCATATTAGGGATGAAGAGATACGTCACTTTTCTATGTTTTCTGAATTACTTAGAAAATATGATCCTATGCAGCAAAAACTGTTTGAGGAGACAAAAGGGCATGTAAATATTGATTACAGCAACTGTTTTTCATTGAAATCAGATACAAGAATTAACATACCTAATTCTATAAGAAGCGATATTAAGGGAGAATTAGAAGCAGTTATTTTATATGAATATGTACTAACCAGTAATAAATATAGAGATGTATATGAAGTATACAACGAAGTCATAAATGAAGAAAAAGAACATTTTGAAGAATTATCTTTCGCTATTAAAGAATACGATACTTCTTTTGGAATAAAAACCCACCTGTAA
- a CDS encoding PspC domain-containing protein → MKKLVKSRRNRKINGVCGGIAEYLDVDPTIIRLLFTIGIIFGGAGLWAYIICVFVIPDE, encoded by the coding sequence ATGAAGAAGCTTGTAAAATCTAGAAGAAATAGAAAAATTAATGGTGTCTGTGGAGGCATAGCGGAATATTTAGATGTGGATCCAACAATTATTAGATTATTATTTACTATTGGAATAATATTTGGTGGAGCTGGATTATGGGCTTACATTATTTGTGTATTCGTTATTCCAGACGAGTGA
- a CDS encoding HAD family hydrolase: MYNNYVFNLYGTLIDIETNEEKDEIWEKFAIYYGYNGAHYEKEELKEKYHSIVNKLIKMNSKYECPDYEIEDVFFKLYKDKGIKPKKKAKQAAKTFRLLSTESIRLYDGVKETLERLAAEDKKIYLLSNAQKAFANSEIKYLGIKKYFDGICISSDVGIRKPDTKFYEYFLEKEQLEPKDTLFIGNDYIDLKGANDMGIDSLYIHSNLSSEQPEDVTSKYKILDGDIRKIFDVI; encoded by the coding sequence ATGTATAATAATTATGTTTTTAATTTATATGGTACTTTGATAGATATTGAAACCAATGAAGAGAAAGATGAGATTTGGGAAAAGTTTGCTATTTATTACGGTTATAATGGTGCTCATTATGAAAAGGAAGAACTTAAGGAAAAGTACCACAGTATAGTTAATAAACTCATTAAGATGAATAGTAAATATGAATGTCCAGATTATGAGATTGAAGATGTATTCTTCAAATTGTACAAGGATAAGGGAATAAAACCAAAGAAAAAAGCAAAACAAGCAGCTAAGACATTTAGATTATTATCAACAGAGTCAATTAGATTATACGATGGTGTTAAAGAGACTCTAGAAAGACTTGCTGCTGAAGATAAAAAAATATATTTATTGTCAAATGCACAGAAAGCATTTGCTAATTCAGAAATCAAATATCTAGGTATAAAAAAATACTTTGATGGTATATGTATATCGTCTGATGTAGGTATACGTAAACCTGATACCAAGTTCTACGAATACTTTTTAGAAAAAGAGCAACTAGAACCAAAAGATACTCTATTTATCGGTAATGATTATATTGACTTGAAAGGTGCCAATGACATGGGTATTGATTCCTTATATATACATTCTAATTTATCTAGTGAACAACCAGAAGATGTGACATCTAAATATAAGATTTTAGATGGTGATATACGTAAAATCTTTGATGTGATATAA
- a CDS encoding AI-2E family transporter, with protein sequence MKIKLDHGYMKKIKYITLGFVIIYIIYLVMTNIGDVINGVSDAFSFIVKILSPFLWGLVIAYLLNPIVRYFEKIISKIKINKKWERTHRKQKKAIVRGISLVLTLVSIITILTLLVNSVFVMINGSFRDFKITELIKEITDTFENYSKELGGIEESLNKMGIAANITQFLKELSISIINQIKEIATSITARVTTIGRYIIDISFGFVFAFNFIMNKEYFHNLLENALRLTLNDKRKNSLKEILHEINIVFLSFIRGKIIDLTLLSFVTVISLIIIQFDYAFIVGTFAGYTNIIPYLGTWIGIIPAVIIALVKDGWQEALFVGAYIVIIQQVYYVFVSPKIQGKSIGMHPVFILLAMFVFGKFFGLLGVILSIPMGGIVKIFINRWTKRRQDKKNIVLIDLKK encoded by the coding sequence ATGAAGATTAAATTGGACCACGGTTATATGAAAAAGATCAAATACATAACGTTAGGTTTTGTAATCATTTATATCATTTATTTGGTCATGACTAATATTGGTGATGTGATAAATGGTGTTTCTGATGCATTTTCGTTTATTGTTAAGATACTTTCACCGTTTTTATGGGGATTGGTTATTGCTTATCTGCTGAATCCTATTGTAAGATATTTTGAAAAAATCATAAGTAAAATAAAAATAAACAAAAAATGGGAAAGAACTCATAGAAAACAAAAGAAAGCTATTGTAAGAGGTATAAGTCTTGTACTTACTCTTGTTTCTATAATCACTATACTAACGTTACTTGTTAATAGTGTTTTTGTTATGATAAATGGTAGTTTTAGAGATTTTAAGATTACTGAATTGATTAAAGAGATAACAGATACTTTTGAAAACTATTCCAAAGAATTAGGAGGAATAGAAGAATCCCTTAATAAAATGGGTATAGCTGCTAATATTACACAATTCTTAAAGGAATTATCTATAAGCATTATTAACCAAATAAAGGAAATTGCAACTTCTATTACAGCTAGAGTAACTACTATAGGTAGATATATAATTGACATTTCTTTTGGATTCGTATTTGCATTCAATTTTATAATGAACAAAGAATACTTCCATAATTTACTTGAAAATGCCCTTAGATTAACATTAAATGACAAGAGGAAAAACAGCCTAAAAGAAATCTTACATGAAATTAATATTGTATTCCTTAGTTTTATTCGTGGAAAAATCATTGACCTGACTTTATTAAGTTTTGTTACAGTTATTTCACTTATAATAATACAATTTGATTATGCATTTATTGTAGGTACATTCGCAGGATACACTAATATCATACCTTATCTGGGAACTTGGATCGGTATTATACCAGCAGTAATCATTGCATTGGTAAAAGACGGATGGCAGGAAGCTCTTTTTGTGGGAGCATATATCGTAATTATACAACAGGTATATTATGTCTTTGTAAGTCCTAAAATCCAAGGTAAGAGTATTGGTATGCACCCAGTTTTCATATTACTTGCAATGTTCGTATTTGGTAAGTTCTTTGGTTTGTTAGGTGTAATTTTATCTATACCTATGGGTGGAATTGTTAAGATATTCATTAACAGATGGACAAAAAGACGTCAAGACAAGAAAAATATAGTACTGATAGACCTAAAAAAATGA